A section of the Leptospira semungkisensis genome encodes:
- a CDS encoding AMP-binding protein, which translates to MEKRSIYHLVRDSCIHYKDRPFQWIWDETHKSFSGVSYSEWFARLEDLSAFFRSKNVSKGDKIGLFCDNRTEWALCSFSIMSAGAADVPRGCDASEEEIFYILNHTEAKIAFIEKEQVLLKLEKVLDRLGSLETIVLIESEESFPSLAKIRSSRPKHHFIDLETAISEGSNWISKKGKTQLHSIGESLTHDDIATIIYTSGTTGVPKGVVLKHRSFTWTVDQLQQFVPANHSDRIVVFLPPWHIAERILETTLLSMGASSACSNVAQLTRDFEIIKPTVLVSVPRVWEALYRRIWDKAAKTSTLKYTIFSIAVRIAEFYNSLLDTVTGNFSETKEANKEEYLTDKFVAISLLPIFYFLNMIAQKVLGPVRALFGGKLRFAFCGAGAMPPKIQFFFRSMGVPIIETYGMTETTGMGALGDFPIPKTGSIGSVFPGAHIKLVDEKGVVVSKPGVKGIAWHKGPHVTAGYYKNPSLTETNFSDGWFNSGDLFVWTKTGELKFAGRAKDTIVLSSGENVEPEPIEAKILETGWALSTVIVGQDQKFLAALIVPDFNKLKEHFSSQGIQLPSSHSELIKDPKVTRFYKDLIRDAISDKNGFKVFEKVADFRLLDKEFEKGKELTETMKVKRNKVAELYEDLIKTIFA; encoded by the coding sequence ATGGAAAAGAGAAGTATTTACCATCTGGTTCGGGATTCCTGCATTCACTACAAGGATAGACCCTTTCAGTGGATTTGGGATGAGACTCACAAGAGTTTTTCGGGTGTCTCTTATTCGGAGTGGTTTGCAAGGTTAGAAGATCTCTCCGCATTCTTTCGATCCAAGAATGTAAGCAAGGGAGATAAGATCGGTTTATTCTGCGATAACCGAACGGAATGGGCATTGTGCTCCTTCTCAATCATGAGCGCGGGTGCTGCGGATGTACCGAGGGGCTGCGACGCAAGCGAAGAAGAGATCTTTTATATCCTAAATCATACAGAAGCAAAGATTGCCTTCATTGAAAAAGAACAGGTACTTCTCAAATTGGAAAAGGTATTAGATCGACTCGGCTCCTTAGAGACAATCGTTCTAATTGAATCTGAGGAAAGCTTTCCTTCCTTAGCTAAGATCCGATCTTCCAGGCCCAAACACCATTTCATCGATCTAGAGACTGCAATATCAGAAGGCAGCAATTGGATTTCCAAAAAGGGAAAAACGCAATTGCATTCTATCGGAGAATCTCTGACTCATGATGACATTGCAACCATCATCTATACTTCCGGCACCACAGGCGTTCCCAAGGGAGTCGTATTAAAGCATCGTTCCTTTACCTGGACAGTGGATCAGCTCCAACAATTCGTTCCTGCAAACCATTCCGATCGGATCGTAGTATTTCTTCCTCCTTGGCATATTGCGGAGAGGATCTTGGAAACTACTCTTCTCTCCATGGGAGCCTCCTCTGCTTGTTCAAATGTGGCTCAGTTGACCAGGGATTTTGAGATCATCAAGCCCACTGTATTAGTTTCCGTTCCTAGAGTTTGGGAAGCTTTGTATCGAAGGATCTGGGATAAGGCAGCTAAAACTTCTACTCTTAAATATACTATCTTCTCTATTGCGGTAAGAATCGCCGAATTCTATAATTCTCTCTTGGATACGGTAACCGGCAACTTCTCCGAGACAAAAGAAGCGAATAAAGAAGAATATCTAACGGATAAGTTCGTAGCGATCTCTCTTCTTCCTATATTCTATTTTTTGAATATGATTGCTCAGAAAGTATTGGGGCCAGTCAGGGCTCTTTTTGGCGGAAAACTACGCTTCGCATTTTGTGGGGCGGGTGCTATGCCGCCAAAAATCCAGTTTTTCTTTCGCTCCATGGGTGTTCCCATTATTGAAACCTATGGCATGACGGAAACTACAGGAATGGGTGCTTTGGGAGATTTTCCAATTCCTAAGACAGGTTCCATTGGCTCAGTTTTCCCGGGAGCTCATATCAAACTTGTGGATGAGAAAGGAGTTGTGGTTTCTAAGCCGGGAGTAAAAGGGATCGCTTGGCACAAGGGCCCTCACGTTACTGCAGGTTACTATAAGAATCCTTCTCTTACTGAAACGAATTTCTCGGATGGTTGGTTTAACTCGGGAGATCTATTCGTTTGGACCAAAACGGGAGAATTAAAATTTGCAGGCAGGGCAAAGGATACCATCGTCCTTTCTTCCGGTGAAAATGTAGAACCGGAGCCGATCGAAGCTAAGATCCTGGAAACTGGCTGGGCTCTTTCTACCGTGATCGTAGGCCAGGATCAGAAGTTTTTAGCCGCTCTAATCGTTCCTGACTTCAATAAACTCAAAGAGCATTTTTCCTCCCAAGGGATTCAGCTTCCATCTTCCCATTCCGAACTGATAAAGGATCCAAAAGTGACCCGATTCTACAAGGATCTGATCCGGGATGCGATTTCGGATAAAAATGGTTTCAAAGTCTTCGAAAAAGTTGCTGACTTCCGACTTTTGGATAAGGAATTCGAAAAAGGAAAAGAACTCACGGAAACCATGAAAGTGAAAAGAAATAAGGTTGCAGAACTTTATGAGGATCTGATAAAAACGATCTTCGCTTGA
- a CDS encoding phosphorylase, translated as MSHSTFQDILFCGAFSGEIDKLKSESGIWTFETGVGDLEAAVNLQKYLSQSDTPKPKAVISIGSAGVYSSVPRKDWEGKFGISRVFVNYEIAYLDKKVRIPDNMNLKYDFLDFEFPFAGAEFLELGTNGTGSVTLDDLSPRALERIKTEGIGFENMEAFGLAKVCKTLDIQFGAIYALTNKVGPKGSEEWKLSWRKHSDRLQERILSSI; from the coding sequence ATGAGTCATTCTACTTTCCAAGATATTCTTTTCTGCGGAGCCTTCTCGGGCGAAATCGATAAACTAAAATCGGAATCCGGGATCTGGACCTTCGAAACCGGAGTGGGAGACCTTGAGGCTGCAGTCAATCTGCAGAAATATCTTTCCCAAAGCGATACCCCCAAGCCGAAAGCTGTCATTAGCATAGGATCTGCCGGCGTATACTCTTCTGTGCCTCGCAAAGATTGGGAAGGCAAGTTCGGAATTTCCCGAGTATTCGTGAATTATGAGATCGCGTATCTGGACAAGAAGGTCCGAATCCCTGACAATATGAATCTGAAATACGATTTCTTAGATTTCGAATTCCCTTTTGCAGGGGCGGAATTCTTGGAATTGGGGACCAATGGGACCGGCTCCGTCACCCTGGACGATTTAAGCCCTAGGGCTCTGGAGCGGATCAAAACCGAGGGAATCGGTTTCGAGAATATGGAGGCCTTCGGGCTCGCAAAGGTTTGCAAGACTTTGGACATCCAATTCGGCGCAATCTACGCGCTTACGAATAAGGTAGGTCCTAAAGGAAGCGAAGAATGGAAACTCTCCTGGAGAAAGCATTCTGACAGGCTCCAAGAGAGGATCTTAAGTTCTATCTAA
- a CDS encoding patatin-like phospholipase family protein, producing the protein MKKIVPPEALQFLASIPLFKGLPRKTLVLLYGHIEERNVHNHTVIYYKGEISKELYLIRHGEVMMSLGEAGKTVRYLGEGDVFAENSVLTRSAHTGSATAILDTLLYVIDGEYFLRLAGKEKTLSQNLMRLMGIRMREVMEDPHNTGYSPRRLVCHIPIEEVTDFKVNLDLIVDHGRKSHEGQISLVKMDTFKGKSVAEMVRTIAQLRKKSTILHLYFKSPGLIPELDKLVQQCDQIVFWEENPERNLRQKNEILDYWQPRIRNFSGRTSRIVVSENGLHKHQDSADQKVFYKGETFARYLVSKTRGLSLGGGGARALAHVGLLKVLEREGIQFDYVSGSSFGAVIGALYARGETADSIFKMIGKFFGGIEMPFDPTIPLISFFKGKRMLRMLKDAFGSQLIEDLKIPFATSAVDLHSGQEYVMDQGPIWEALASAMSLPGMFPPIFKGDHLLIDGGVLNNVPDNLIRRKGADVILSVNVSPLRDEGIVRLLEDRKVTGKSFFKNLWEDVTYPPILKIMARAITLEGREITKLRKEKMDLFINLHIEEFAFTDFGKYKEIIKKGELEAEAAVGDIRKLFFPSEK; encoded by the coding sequence ATGAAAAAAATAGTCCCTCCGGAAGCCTTACAATTCTTAGCATCCATTCCCTTGTTTAAAGGACTACCAAGAAAAACCCTCGTTCTACTCTACGGTCATATAGAAGAAAGAAACGTTCACAATCATACCGTTATCTACTACAAGGGAGAAATCTCTAAGGAATTATATCTGATCCGTCATGGAGAAGTGATGATGTCTCTTGGGGAGGCGGGCAAAACCGTTAGATATTTAGGAGAAGGGGACGTGTTCGCAGAGAATAGCGTGCTCACTCGATCCGCACATACAGGATCCGCAACGGCAATTTTAGATACCTTGCTCTATGTGATCGACGGAGAGTATTTTTTAAGACTTGCAGGAAAGGAAAAAACTCTTTCGCAAAACCTGATGAGACTCATGGGGATCCGGATGAGAGAGGTCATGGAGGATCCTCATAATACCGGTTATTCTCCGAGAAGACTCGTATGCCATATTCCGATCGAAGAAGTTACCGACTTTAAAGTGAATCTGGATTTGATCGTAGATCATGGACGTAAATCTCATGAGGGCCAGATCTCTCTCGTCAAGATGGACACCTTCAAAGGGAAATCGGTTGCCGAGATGGTTCGGACGATCGCGCAACTTAGAAAGAAATCCACAATACTTCATCTTTATTTCAAGAGTCCCGGGCTCATTCCTGAACTGGATAAATTAGTACAGCAATGTGATCAGATCGTTTTCTGGGAAGAGAATCCCGAAAGGAATCTGAGACAAAAGAATGAGATCTTGGACTATTGGCAGCCGCGGATCCGAAATTTTTCAGGAAGGACATCTCGCATTGTTGTGTCAGAGAATGGCCTTCATAAGCATCAGGATTCTGCAGACCAAAAGGTATTCTATAAAGGGGAGACCTTCGCAAGATATCTTGTTTCTAAGACTAGAGGGCTTTCACTCGGAGGAGGCGGCGCAAGAGCACTCGCCCATGTGGGACTACTTAAGGTCTTAGAGAGAGAAGGGATCCAATTCGACTATGTTTCCGGATCCTCCTTTGGAGCAGTGATCGGTGCATTGTATGCAAGAGGAGAGACTGCAGATTCCATCTTCAAGATGATCGGCAAGTTTTTCGGGGGAATAGAAATGCCTTTCGATCCCACCATTCCTCTTATCTCTTTCTTTAAGGGAAAGAGAATGCTTAGAATGTTAAAAGATGCTTTCGGTTCTCAGCTCATCGAAGACCTAAAGATCCCTTTCGCTACCTCTGCTGTGGATTTACATAGTGGCCAAGAATACGTGATGGACCAAGGACCGATCTGGGAAGCTCTCGCCTCTGCTATGAGTCTTCCCGGAATGTTTCCTCCAATATTCAAAGGAGATCATCTGCTTATCGATGGTGGGGTATTGAATAATGTTCCGGACAATCTGATCCGAAGAAAGGGTGCAGATGTGATCCTTTCGGTAAACGTTTCTCCGCTCAGAGATGAAGGAATCGTTCGTCTTCTCGAAGACAGAAAGGTAACCGGAAAATCATTCTTCAAGAATTTATGGGAAGATGTGACCTATCCTCCTATCCTGAAGATCATGGCACGCGCGATCACATTAGAAGGAAGAGAGATCACAAAACTCAGAAAAGAGAAGATGGATTTATTCATTAATCTTCATATAGAAGAGTTTGCATTCACTGATTTCGGGAAATATAAGGAAATCATAAAGAAGGGAGAGCTAGAGGCAGAAGCCGCAGTAGGGGATATCCGAAAACTATTCTTTCCTTCGGAAAAATAG
- a CDS encoding DUF4254 domain-containing protein: protein MMLDSATVVEIFKKSVQDWHKAEATSTNPHPDSSLEFLFYKKNQIDTIQWHVEDEIRRPDLPDSELVKFKRKIDALNQERTDLVEQIDDRISAMFQSVVRKPNARMNSETPAWLIDRMSILELKIYHMDEQTRRTDVSQEHINTCKNKLSVLLEQRKDLALCLDELMDDLSKGDKFYKVYRQMKMYNDKNLNPSLYTKQA from the coding sequence ATGATGTTAGATTCGGCCACCGTGGTTGAGATATTCAAGAAATCCGTCCAAGATTGGCATAAAGCAGAAGCCACTTCTACCAATCCGCACCCGGACTCTTCCTTAGAATTCCTATTTTATAAGAAAAACCAAATAGATACCATCCAATGGCACGTGGAAGACGAAATTAGAAGGCCCGATCTTCCGGATTCGGAACTGGTAAAATTCAAGCGTAAGATAGACGCGCTCAATCAGGAGAGAACAGATCTAGTCGAACAGATAGACGACAGGATCTCCGCGATGTTCCAGTCCGTAGTGAGAAAACCGAATGCCAGAATGAATTCGGAGACACCAGCATGGCTTATCGATAGAATGAGTATCCTGGAATTAAAGATCTATCACATGGATGAACAGACCAGGCGCACCGATGTCAGCCAGGAACATATCAATACATGCAAGAACAAACTGTCCGTACTACTAGAACAAAGAAAGGATCTTGCTCTTTGTTTGGACGAACTCATGGACGATCTTTCCAAAGGAGATAAGTTCTATAAGGTGTACAGGCAAATGAAAATGTACAACGATAAAAATCTGAATCCTTCTCTGTATACCAAACAGGCATGA
- a CDS encoding glycosyltransferase family 9 protein: protein MNLLVLRFSAMGDVALMAPALIAVAAKYTNIQLTVVTRGNYASFFYNIPNVNVIGINLKKYKGLMGLYRLFKELNKLGPYEKIVDLHSSVRSRFISLFFRFKGVPVFQIIKGRREKMRQIRKHRKVLRKLPHTVDRYLKVFEKAGYPASVRKGPWINVDPESKIYAKDFLLARKIEKKEGLWIGYAPFAGHKLKEWPLEKSIALLKLLKEEFPNVRIFLFGSSQEASIMEEWRNGDQTITIVSGGKYGIRGELGIMERMDVIIGMDSSNIHIAALLKRPVIALFGTTHPLSGFAPFGQEDTGVLQIEDLPCRPCSIYGNTTCYRKDFACMERITPEDVIKRINVIKNINTLF, encoded by the coding sequence ATGAATCTACTCGTTTTACGTTTTTCTGCGATGGGAGATGTGGCCCTTATGGCCCCGGCGCTCATCGCGGTCGCGGCGAAATATACCAATATTCAACTCACCGTAGTCACCCGCGGAAATTACGCGTCATTCTTCTATAATATCCCGAACGTGAACGTGATCGGTATCAATTTGAAGAAATACAAGGGACTCATGGGTCTCTATCGTTTATTCAAAGAACTGAATAAACTCGGGCCTTACGAAAAGATCGTAGATCTGCATTCGAGTGTTCGTTCTAGATTTATCAGTCTATTCTTTCGTTTCAAGGGAGTGCCTGTCTTCCAAATCATCAAGGGAAGAAGAGAAAAGATGCGCCAGATCAGAAAGCATCGTAAGGTTCTCAGAAAACTTCCTCATACAGTAGATCGGTACCTGAAAGTATTCGAGAAGGCCGGCTACCCTGCTAGCGTCAGAAAAGGTCCTTGGATCAATGTGGATCCAGAATCCAAGATCTATGCGAAGGACTTCTTACTTGCAAGAAAGATAGAAAAGAAAGAAGGGCTTTGGATCGGTTACGCTCCCTTTGCCGGCCATAAATTGAAAGAATGGCCATTAGAGAAAAGCATTGCTCTATTAAAATTATTGAAAGAAGAATTTCCGAATGTTCGGATCTTCCTATTCGGTTCCTCTCAAGAAGCTTCTATTATGGAAGAATGGAGGAATGGAGACCAAACGATCACAATCGTATCCGGTGGTAAGTACGGGATACGAGGAGAATTGGGGATCATGGAGAGGATGGACGTGATCATTGGAATGGATTCCTCTAATATACATATCGCGGCGCTTTTAAAGAGACCTGTGATCGCGCTTTTTGGAACCACTCACCCACTTTCCGGTTTTGCTCCTTTCGGACAAGAAGACACTGGAGTGCTGCAGATAGAGGACCTTCCTTGCAGACCTTGTAGTATTTATGGAAATACGACTTGTTATAGAAAAGACTTTGCCTGTATGGAAAGAATCACTCCGGAAGACGTGATCAAAAGGATCAACGTCATCAAGAATATCAATACTCTGTTCTGA
- a CDS encoding glycosyltransferase, with protein sequence MKILYFSDTFLPKIDGVAISMRNFAELLAERGHEFLICCPRYGEGDFERMGERIRVERFRSGYLPSYPDIKVVLPSPSKIKKAIKEFQPDLVHIHTPGLMGVYGINATEKYGVPSIGTYHTLMSEQDMYLSFYRLLKLDKLFMRIGKLNKKIKIKDLLKFEKFDKFNIRKKIILKITNNLYDRCDLIISPSHLIKKQLEEFGLKKPVAVISNGLDLSQFKGSPKTLSENPKLLHVGRISYEKNCDVVINAFKLIVEKIPGATLTIIGDGPALPSLKLQAQKLGIERSIMFTGFIDRAELPQHYPNFDLFLTASTMETQGLVILEAVACGLPAVGVDSFAIPELVHHGENGYIAKSFDVKDIAEKAISILESPETYAKFSEESLKISKSHEMKACVDKMEEVYKSVAAQKGKKKKRSILNTIFSMDPFGILG encoded by the coding sequence ATGAAGATCCTTTATTTTTCCGATACCTTTCTTCCAAAAATAGACGGCGTGGCGATTTCCATGCGGAATTTTGCCGAGTTACTCGCTGAAAGAGGACATGAATTTCTGATCTGCTGTCCTCGATACGGAGAGGGTGATTTCGAGAGAATGGGCGAAAGGATTCGAGTCGAGAGATTTAGAAGCGGTTATCTTCCGAGTTATCCTGATATCAAAGTAGTTCTTCCTTCTCCCTCTAAGATCAAAAAGGCGATCAAAGAATTTCAACCCGATCTAGTCCATATTCATACTCCCGGTCTTATGGGTGTATATGGGATCAATGCCACTGAGAAGTATGGAGTTCCAAGCATAGGAACGTATCATACTCTGATGTCGGAACAAGACATGTATCTGTCCTTTTATCGTCTGCTCAAGCTGGACAAGCTTTTTATGAGAATTGGAAAGCTGAACAAAAAGATCAAGATCAAGGATCTGCTCAAGTTTGAGAAATTCGACAAATTCAATATCCGTAAAAAGATCATCTTAAAGATTACGAATAATCTGTATGATCGCTGTGATCTAATCATTTCTCCATCTCATCTAATCAAAAAGCAATTAGAGGAATTCGGGCTTAAGAAGCCTGTGGCGGTCATTTCTAATGGATTGGATCTTTCTCAATTCAAGGGATCTCCTAAGACATTATCCGAGAATCCTAAATTATTGCATGTTGGTAGGATCTCCTACGAAAAGAACTGCGACGTTGTGATCAACGCATTCAAGCTGATCGTAGAAAAGATTCCGGGAGCTACTCTCACGATTATCGGTGACGGACCGGCTCTTCCTTCTCTTAAACTACAGGCTCAAAAACTTGGAATAGAACGTTCCATCATGTTCACTGGCTTTATTGATAGGGCCGAGCTTCCGCAACATTATCCGAATTTCGATCTATTCCTGACTGCATCCACTATGGAGACCCAAGGGCTCGTGATATTAGAAGCGGTTGCCTGCGGACTTCCTGCGGTAGGAGTTGATTCTTTTGCAATTCCAGAATTGGTTCACCATGGAGAGAACGGTTATATTGCTAAGTCTTTCGATGTGAAGGATATCGCAGAGAAGGCGATCAGCATTCTGGAGAGTCCAGAAACGTACGCGAAGTTCTCCGAGGAATCTCTTAAAATTTCCAAGAGCCACGAGATGAAAGCTTGCGTGGATAAGATGGAAGAGGTTTACAAATCGGTAGCTGCCCAGAAAGGCAAAAAGAAGAAGAGATCCATCTTAAATACGATCTTCTCAATGGATCCTTTCGGCATCTTGGGTTGA
- a CDS encoding O-antigen ligase family protein has protein sequence MKEFLKKAHLFCLLATFPLIGVSVSLSQGFLVLSFFFGLADLLREKRFEDIFPKHRLFQISLALFVWYWIVFFLHLALDRENPSSLRSAWNGELKDFFLFCGFLSVGFVKKEDTPRLFHALFWLFLILIFTGIAGGFTPVRLSRLISDLYKESHTYKFTHPLGSFFSVPLYISIGLMNTHLTFGGLLQFFSAFAIFSFLKTLQEGNIRKIAWTGILLGLYVLVLLLNQARSSMIGAGVTLLLAGIHIFFLRKELPKSFLVKGGVAFLGLLLILGTALAISPAGKKVIGPLFGKEKHTDSGRTFIWDSSFPLIQEHPLIGVGPGNYNRAIDEVRSKHSEEYPELAYFYEVTQRGHAHNDYFHLASVFGLPATIIYLSLAASLVFFLFQSKLGFHQILFFYGLLGFFVSGLFQCYFQDDEVVILFWLLLGLFVKSSELESDRT, from the coding sequence ATGAAAGAGTTTTTGAAAAAAGCCCACTTATTCTGTTTGCTTGCTACCTTCCCCTTAATCGGAGTCTCGGTAAGCTTGAGCCAAGGATTTCTCGTCCTCTCCTTTTTCTTTGGGCTTGCGGATCTTCTCAGAGAAAAACGCTTCGAGGATATTTTTCCAAAGCACAGACTCTTTCAGATTTCTCTCGCTCTATTCGTTTGGTATTGGATCGTATTCTTCCTACATCTTGCCTTGGATAGGGAGAATCCAAGCAGCCTGCGCTCCGCGTGGAACGGAGAATTGAAGGATTTCTTTTTGTTCTGCGGATTTCTCTCCGTAGGATTTGTTAAGAAGGAAGATACTCCTAGACTCTTTCATGCATTATTCTGGCTCTTTCTCATTCTGATATTCACTGGAATTGCCGGTGGATTCACACCGGTTCGATTGTCCAGACTGATCAGCGATCTGTATAAGGAATCTCATACATACAAATTCACTCATCCTTTGGGCTCCTTTTTTTCGGTCCCTCTTTATATCTCCATCGGGCTTATGAATACTCATTTAACCTTTGGTGGATTGTTGCAGTTTTTCTCAGCATTTGCAATCTTCTCCTTTTTGAAGACTTTACAAGAAGGGAATATTCGAAAAATCGCTTGGACCGGAATTCTTTTAGGACTCTATGTTTTGGTGCTTCTACTCAATCAAGCCCGCTCTAGTATGATAGGTGCCGGAGTAACGCTTTTGCTCGCAGGAATTCATATCTTTTTTCTAAGAAAAGAATTACCCAAATCCTTTTTAGTCAAAGGAGGAGTCGCCTTCTTAGGGCTGCTCTTGATCTTAGGAACCGCTTTGGCCATCAGTCCGGCCGGAAAGAAAGTAATCGGTCCCCTTTTCGGAAAGGAAAAACACACTGACTCAGGGCGAACCTTTATTTGGGACTCAAGCTTTCCATTAATACAAGAACATCCTTTGATCGGCGTCGGTCCTGGAAATTATAATCGCGCGATCGACGAAGTTCGTTCTAAACATTCAGAAGAATATCCCGAGCTTGCTTATTTCTATGAAGTCACTCAAAGAGGACATGCTCATAATGATTATTTCCATCTCGCATCCGTTTTTGGATTACCTGCGACGATCATTTATCTGAGCTTAGCAGCGAGCCTAGTCTTCTTTCTATTTCAATCGAAACTAGGCTTTCATCAGATCCTATTCTTTTACGGACTCTTAGGTTTCTTTGTATCCGGATTATTCCAATGTTATTTCCAAGATGATGAGGTAGTGATTCTATTCTGGTTGCTATTGGGATTATTCGTAAAATCCAGTGAATTAGAATCCGACCGTACATAG
- a CDS encoding phospholipase D-like domain-containing protein, translating to MKKILYLIFLLPFCSINEEGSGLTWEEDHSPKAFFSYPGRFVPEAKKRNVREEILRLIRETKHSIYMHVYSLDDPEIEDELLLAHSRGVDLQIMGEWGKKYPNAILPFLRYWDGSGLQHSKVLVSDHKTVFLGTGNFTFYGLERDHNGYIEFSLLSKDWEKFHSFLREEYPFVTLKIGDLEFKNSPNDGFRIQDRLFTSAASARESIRYLIFDHYDPILSLGMALSKADFIAGVYDRPVDPEGKLLSSNSRFVIQEDGNEDILDDESLGKGGLLHHKTLIIDDLELLTGSYNYSLSARDSNREILVRTKNENLVSQFKDEWQRVEEKASQISSYEMAPSSNTYQFDPVHSTVCKQGTNSEDIFLDIGFSWFRWIQLYRFLETDVCKSLQNYESISSRNFGGRSEFPSVGTLDLGARLLDRSANTLATSSQTSLMAELEEATKKPVLFLRPEILIFSEPAWTFENSKMISIWINSQIPIQAWIFHRGKLPKKSEVNVQNEVYFLKEALETSTGMILLEYQDFSLYFCYKSANDSLRWTQDLLLSIADGHIRQWKKEEFPNSWTEFFSETGLPNQRRENLCTVGF from the coding sequence ATGAAGAAGATACTCTATCTAATTTTTCTTCTTCCGTTTTGCTCCATCAATGAAGAAGGCTCGGGACTTACTTGGGAAGAGGATCACTCTCCCAAAGCATTCTTTTCTTATCCGGGTAGATTCGTTCCAGAAGCGAAGAAAAGAAATGTTCGAGAAGAGATCCTTAGATTGATCCGCGAAACCAAGCACAGCATTTATATGCATGTGTATTCCTTGGATGATCCTGAAATAGAGGATGAATTATTGCTCGCCCATTCTAGAGGAGTGGATTTGCAAATCATGGGTGAATGGGGAAAGAAGTATCCGAATGCGATCCTTCCTTTTCTGCGCTATTGGGACGGCTCCGGTTTGCAACATAGCAAGGTACTCGTAAGCGATCATAAGACAGTGTTTCTGGGAACAGGAAATTTCACGTTCTACGGTTTAGAACGAGATCATAATGGATATATCGAATTTTCTCTGCTTAGCAAGGATTGGGAAAAATTTCATTCTTTCTTAAGAGAAGAATATCCGTTTGTTACCCTGAAGATAGGAGATCTGGAATTTAAGAATTCTCCAAATGATGGATTTAGGATCCAGGATCGATTATTTACATCTGCTGCTTCGGCTCGAGAAAGTATAAGATATCTGATCTTTGACCATTACGATCCTATTTTAAGTCTCGGAATGGCTCTCTCGAAAGCGGACTTTATCGCAGGAGTTTATGATCGCCCGGTTGATCCGGAGGGTAAGCTGCTTTCTTCGAATTCGAGATTTGTGATCCAGGAAGACGGGAACGAAGATATACTAGACGATGAAAGTCTTGGAAAGGGAGGGCTTCTTCATCATAAAACTCTAATCATCGATGATCTTGAGCTATTGACAGGTTCCTATAATTATTCCTTGAGTGCGAGAGATTCGAACCGAGAAATACTTGTGAGAACCAAGAACGAAAATCTAGTCTCTCAGTTTAAAGACGAATGGCAGAGGGTGGAGGAGAAGGCGAGTCAGATCTCTTCATACGAGATGGCTCCTTCTTCCAATACGTATCAATTCGATCCGGTCCATTCTACAGTTTGTAAACAAGGAACGAATTCAGAGGATATATTCTTGGATATCGGATTCTCTTGGTTTCGTTGGATCCAGCTCTATCGATTTTTAGAAACGGATGTCTGCAAATCCTTGCAAAACTATGAATCGATCAGCTCCCGTAATTTTGGAGGAAGGTCGGAGTTTCCGAGTGTCGGTACTTTGGATTTGGGTGCAAGGTTGCTTGATCGTTCTGCAAATACACTCGCAACCTCTTCTCAAACTTCTCTGATGGCTGAATTAGAAGAAGCCACTAAAAAACCAGTTCTCTTCTTGAGACCTGAAATATTGATCTTTTCTGAGCCTGCTTGGACATTCGAAAATTCTAAAATGATCTCTATTTGGATAAATTCTCAAATTCCGATCCAAGCATGGATCTTTCATCGAGGTAAATTACCGAAGAAGTCCGAAGTGAATGTCCAAAACGAAGTCTATTTTCTGAAGGAAGCATTGGAGACTAGTACTGGGATGATTCTTTTGGAATACCAGGATTTCAGTCTATACTTCTGTTATAAGTCTGCGAACGATTCCCTTCGTTGGACACAGGACCTTCTTCTATCTATCGCAGATGGACATATAAGACAATGGAAGAAGGAAGAGTTTCCGAACTCTTGGACGGAATTCTTTTCGGAAACAGGTCTCCCGAACCAAAGGAGAGAAAATCTATGTACGGTCGGATTCTAA